The following proteins are co-located in the Besnoitia besnoiti strain Bb-Ger1 chromosome Unknown contig00007, whole genome shotgun sequence genome:
- a CDS encoding ABC transporter, ATP-binding domain-containing protein (encoded by transcript BESB_075160), translating to MDFFAFQGQPWRTYTVDTAGNHRFDAYDLPRSFPVVHYRAPASPPFPVVPVFGPWAPYPPFLASQRHPDARPPTAALPDDILLALFLGKSRRAVHPSTRVYRTLIHGSPPDDLYIYAKRSRQSHSDRELQYAVSFFERPTTGLGPRGDRQRLLHILGRWQRAVRGVIILVALVLLGVIKNRALRRRITNILRKLGRFLLRFLPRWPRQSPTRLIALPAARGDDDEDEGSGQDGGQRGLPRVEDVSSSHSEGTTDFEGSETPSRKQHRTEHQPGVHTHEVDAARHGTRKEQSTEVGPAIVVWSADEGDAFHSASQRNPKPLSAEPERQTEPPRCMTAPGSLYAAASAGQQHDGAGNEESETVGARGRDRSNGRVRSHPRSLFERFADCFSSTAGQATGQEATNRGCLGWERRAGPGGGSKGSIGGKQKSLSTSASLHEALCELSAMMQVSSSSSESPEFGNSSLPHCFEFPSLASGVPSPTALDTPTFACEANSGMDDEERVSRLRHSRALCTSDSLPSFPSYYRNRDDTPHWFKRRRSLERFPRALTRRTPGFGSDGREDRGGALRWVVPPSGKEKDVGRTGSRLPASERAPQDAPEGQTRAFFASKPGQPHPGDAPAGAASASTSFSPRSQSAASKLSTCACESSLSSASSSTPAVSTTKSSSSPGGVPRPSPTMVSVSFLPAHLREHQHRLHSLLSSRVPRSFISVLRRLWTLLRRVLLFEEGDAEADASAPQGQAGREQGDTEDARQDGEILNSQGSLKALSSLEMEAKVKEIPLIQQFLRLLRLAFPKEKIWSSEGLYLLTLLATLISRTFLSIWIASVNGKVVEGIVRQDGKKFMRGLSLLVAYAVPAALVNATIQYSEKVLGVLLRRNLTNAFVTKYLKGLTFYRMVALDARVSHPDEILSTTTASFSMLVASLFSSFLKPTVDIIFLTRSILRHLGVKAPLCLGFWYLLTAGVLHWMSPPIGKKTARLHELEAKYRALHSDLLQHSEEIAFYGGGKPASLRLQCAFDSVCLYRQHMFFIFHLTMGTLDMLFAKHMSVVMGYLVVALPAFKDEIRALFALSGRQRHALLDMTDYSKLFKDQERAKQMRQTQFDEEIRKRGLLARLPDTRNGKEDIAHAYVRNSTLLINVAKAVGRMVLAYKEVQQLGGYTERLYEFLQVVQDLQSGVYCPRVALPGETAVAETPHILASTGRLTIEKNAKTVEFHDVAVVTPGGHVLLQNVSFVIRMGKNVFLLGPNGCGKTSLFRILGGLWPLVEGEVRKPEASKLFYIPQRPYMPEGTLRDQVIYPMAYEDYQKLGGACNDSHLEFLLRAVGLGRLLDRFPEKWDTWRDWHEVLSGGEKQRMAFARLFFHRPVFAILDEATSAVSVDMEGALYRLCRKWRITLITISHNLSLLKYHDFLLRIFAARTDGDKSQGQRWAFEPTEGLRRLDSYSFLLNLAEEGAEKADKTQTAARHEDAEEEDPDNRGEVEEGRARGREREKTHADRKMRSGGDAGGRRRRRRRRDVHYSRHESHADAGEKDDAHLKNRREREDRYAKKEKERSRKENAANYHAGKGRRMSHGDHSLKNASSSPHKHHHILQPQASLLLGSSSSCFEPSARQLSSSPLAPLSGAHHHVRHVEEAPSRSPLSPSSSFSSSSVSSFSSLSRHSPRSLSEAESPTHAPAVEGFTPAPVRGDGDKGDSAGHVWGRRRSTRVESLTTKSDGISMRLADSGEEEGAIIVIQDPVSEVEEDMLGGVHSRDALLTPGCVAGLCVFAETSSSRPADDGSKLRQKGLASHRRHASFKSLDGDDNRSDPRISNSSAYSASSSLFSSPLSPPSPRLSDSSPEGAPPHAASLTSTLVLVSSPVLTSTPTRPEAGHLQLGQEARSGPHEVAQLDASSSQAPDLCGSSAKPVFAPFARAASPCVAPPSQVSVSLAPARFPDAASAGSLLFDAALGAPKRRHSGPAAARATLSAARIGAAAAEATVLSLKTAREKKQLEKESRQRQATEAGPATLR from the exons ATGGATTTCTTCGCTTTTCAAGGCCAGCCTTG GCGGACGTACACAGTGGACACAGCCGGAAATCACCGTTTTGACGCGTACGACCTTCCGCGAAGTTTTCCCGTGGTGCATTACCGagctcctgcgtctcctcccttCCCAGTAGTCCCCGTATTCGGACCTTGGGCCCCATATCCTCCCTTTTTGGCTTCACAGCGCCATCCAGATGCCcggccgccgacggcagcTTTGCCTGATGATATCTTACTGGCTCTCTTTCTGGGAAAGAGCCGCCGGGCGGTGCATCCGTCTACCCGCGTGTATAGGACCTTGATCCACGGGAGTCCGCCTGATGACCTCTACATCTACGCCAAGCGGTCCCGGCAGTCTCACAGTGACCGTGAGCTACAGTACGCCGTTTCGTTCTTCGAGAGACCGACTACTGGCTTGGGTCCGAGGGGGGACAGACAGAGACTGTTGCATATTTTGGGCCGGTGGCAGCGGGCTGTACGCGGGGTCATTATTCTTGTGGCCCTTGTGCTGCTGGGCGTCATCAAGAACCGGGCGCTTAGGCGTCGGATTACAAACATTCTCCGGAAGCTCGGACGATTTCTTCTTCGATTCCTTCCCCGCTGGCCGCGGCAGTCGCCTACGCGTTTGATCGCGCTtcccgcggcgcgtggcgatgacgacgaggacgaaggaaGCGGACAGGACGGCGGCCAACGAGGCCTGCCTCGTGTTGAGGATGTTTCCTCGTCCCACTCGGAGGGAACGACAGATTTCGAGGGAAGTgagacgccgtcgcggaAGCAACACCGCACCGAGCACCAGccaggtgtacatacacacgAGGTAGACGCTGCCAGACATGGGACGCGGAAGGAGCAAAGCACTGAGGTGGGGCCGGCAATTGTGGTTTGGTCGGCGGACGAAGGTGATGCATTCCATTCCGCGTCACAGCGAAACCCGAAGCCGTTGTCAGCTGAGCCTGAACGCCAAACTGAACCCCCGCGGTGCATGACAGCTCCAGGTTCGCTTTacgccgccgcttcggcggGACAGCAGCACGACGGAGCGGGGAATGAGGAAAGTGAGACCGTGGGCGCTCGTGGGAGGGACAGAAGTAATGGACGCGTACGGTCACACCCTCGCTCGCTTTTCGAGAGGTTCGCTGACTGCTTTTCTTCGACAGCTGGACAAGCCACGGGGCAAGAGGCTACCAACAGAGGATGCTTAGGGTGGGAGAGACGGGCCGGCccgggaggaggaagcaagGGAAGTATAGGAGGGAAGCAGAAATCCCTTTCGACTTCTGCGTCGTTGCACGAGGCGCTGTGCGAGTTGTCCGCGATGATGCAAgtttcttcgtcctcgtccgAGTCTCCAGAGTTCGGAAATTCCAGCCTGCCTCACTGTTTTGAGTTTCCGTCCCTCGCCTCAGGTGTGCCTTCTCCGACGGCTCTCGACACGCCGACGTTCGCCTGTGAGGCAAATTCGGGAATGGACGACGAAGAACGAGTCTCACGGCTGAGGCACTCGCGTGCTCTGTGTACATCTGACTCTCTCCCTTCGTTTCCTTCTTACTACCGCAACCGAGATGATACGCCCCACTGGTtcaagagacgcagaagcctGGAGAGGTTTCCTCGCGCCCTTACCAGACGAACGCCTGGCTTCGGAAGCGACGGGCGGGAAGACAGAGGAGGTGCTCTGCGATGGGTTGTCCCTCCATCTGGCAAAGAGAAAGACGTCGGTAGGACAGgctcgcgtcttcctgcCTCTGAACGCGCTCCACAAGATGCACCTGAAGGACAAACGCGCGCTTTCTTTGCGTCGAAACCCGGCCAGCCTCATCCAGGGGATGcacccgcaggcgccgcctctgcgtccacgTCGTTTTCTCCCCGTTCAcagtctgcggcctccaAGCTGTCGACATGCGCGTGTGAATCTTCGCtatcctctgcgtcgtcctccacTCCCGCCGTCTCGACTACCAAGTCTTCTTCGTCACCGGGCGGTGTCCCACGTCCCAGCCCCACAATGGTGTCTGTCTCGTTTCTCCCTGCACATCTGCGCGAGCACCAGCACCGCCTCCACTCGCTTCTTTCATCGCGTGTGCCACGCAGCTTCATTAGTGTCTTACGGCGGCTTTGGACGCTCCTGCGTCGAGTTCTTCTTttcgaggagggcgacgcggaggcggatgcgagcgcgccgcagggacaAGCGGGAAGAGAGCAGGGCGACACCGAGGATGCCAGGCAGGACGGAGAGATTTTGAACTCTCAGGGGAGTCTGAAGGCACTGTCGTCGCTCGAAATGGAGGCAAAGGTAAAGGAGATTCCGCTGATTCAGCAGttccttcgcctgctgcgtctggcATTTCCCAAAGAGAAGATTTGGTCTTCCGAGGGCCTCTACCTTCTCACGCTTCTGGCGACACTCATCAGCCGCACATTTCTCTCCATCTGGATCGCTTCGGTCAACGGAAAAGTCGTCGAGGGAATCGTTCGCCAGGACGGAAAGAAATTCATGCGAGGCCTTAGTCTCCTCGTGGCCTACGCAGTGCCCGCGGCTCTAGTCAACGCGACGATCCAGTACTCGGAGAAGGTTTTAGGCGTCCTCCTCAGGAGAAACTTGACAAACGCTTTCGTGACCAAGTACTTAAAGGGCCTCACGTTCTACAGAATG GTCGCTCTCGACGCCCGCGTGAGCCACCCAGACGAAATTCTGTCTACAACGACTGCGAGCTTCAGCATGCTGGTCGCTTCGCTGTTTTCGTCGTTCCTGAAGCCGACAGTGGACATCATCTTCCTCACGAGATCGATTCTGCGCCACCTAGGAGTCAAGGCCCCGCTTTGCCTGGGCTTCTGGTACCTTTTGACCGCTGGAGTCCTGCACTGGATGTCGCCGCCGATTGGAAAGAAAACTGCTCGACTGCATGAGCTAGAGGCGAAGTACAGAG CGCTTCACTCGGACTTGCTTCAGCACAGCGAGGAGATCGCGTTCTACGGCGGAGGAAAGCCCGCGTCGTTGCGGCTGCAGTGCGCCTTTGACTCGGTTTGCCTGTATCGCCAGCACATGTTTTTCATTTTCCACTTGACGATGGGAACGTTAGACATGCTTTTCGCGAAGCACATGTCGGTAGTCATGGGCTACTTGGTTGTCGCGCTCCCCGCGTTCAAAGATGAAATCCGCGCTTTGTTCGCTCTCTCTGGGCGCCAGCGACATGCGCTGCTGGACATGACCGACTACTCCAAACTCTTCAAAGACCAGGAACGCGCGAAGCAaatgcggcagacgcagttCGATGAGGAAATCAGGAAGCGCGGACTCCTCGCCAGACTCCCCGATACGCGAAACGGAAAAGAAGACATCGCTCAC GCGTATGTGCGAAACAGCACGCTCCTGATCAACGTGGCGAAGGCCGTCGGGCGCATGGTGCTGGCCTACAAGGAAGTTCAGCAGCTGGGGGGCTACACAGAGCGCCTCTACGAATTCCTCCAAGTCGTCCAGGACTTGCAAAGCGGCGTCTACTGCCCGAGAGTGGCTCTGCCGG GCGAGACAGCTgtcgcggagacgccacACATCCTCGCCTCCACGGGTCGCCTCACGATTGAGAAGAACGCAAAAACTGTCGAATTCCACGACGTAGCTGTGGTGACCCCCGGCGGCCACGTGCTCCTTCAAAACGTCTCGTTCGTCATCCGCATGGGGAAGAACGTCTTTCTTCTGGGTCCCAATGGATGCGGAAAAACGTCGCTCTTCAGAATTTTAG GAGGTCTGTGGCCTTTAGTGGAGGGCGAGGTGCGCAAGCCTGAAGCCTCGAAGCTCTTCTACATTCCGCAGCGGCCATATATGCCCGAAGGCACGCTTCGTGACCAG GTGATTTACCCTATGGCATACGAGGACTATCAGAAGCTCGGCGGGGCATGCAACGACAGCCACTTGGAGTTCCTTCTGCGCGCAGTGGGGCTCGGACGCCTTCTAGACAGATTCCCCGAAAAATGGGACACGTGGAGAGACTGGCACGAGGTGCTGAGTggcggcgagaagcagagaatGGCCTTTGCGAGGCTCTTCTTCCACCG GCCGGTCTTTGCGATTCTGGACGAAGCGACGAGCGCGGTGTCGGTGGACATGGAGGGTGCGCTGTATCGGCTCTGCCGGAAGTGGCGCATCACTCTCATCACGATTTCCCACAACCTCTCGCTGCTCAAATACCACGATTTTCTGTTGCGcatcttcgcggcgcgcaccgACGGCGACAAGTCGCAGGGCCAGAGGTGGGCATTCGAGCCGACGGAAggcctcaggcgcctcgaCAGCTACTCGTTTCTTCTCAACTTagccgaggagggcgcggagaaggccgaCAAGACGCAGACCGCTGCGCGCCACGAggacgctgaagaagaggaccCCGACAATCGCGGCGAGGTGGAagaagggcgcgcgcgagggcgagagcgcgaaAAAACCCACGCAGACCGAAAAATGCGGAGTGGCGGAGACgctggggggcggcggcggcggcgaaggcggcgagacgTCCACTACTCGAGGCACGAGTCTCACGCAGATgcgggcgagaaggacgATGCGCATCTCAAGAAccgaagggagagagaagacagatacgcgaagaaggagaaagagagaagccGAAAAGAAAACGCCGCGAATTACCACGCCGGAAAAGGACGAAGGATGAGTCATGGTGACCATTCACTGAAGaacgcctcctcttctccacACAAGCATCACCACATTTTGCAACCGCAGGCGAGTCTGCTGCTTgggtcctcgtcgtcctgtTTCGagccctctgcgcggcagctTTCTTcatcgcctctcgcgcccctCTCCGGCGCCCACCATCACGTGCGACACGTTGAAGAAGCGccgtcgcgttcgccgctgtcgccctcctcttcgttttcctcgtcgtccgtgtcgtccttctcgtctctctcgcggcacTCACCCCGGTCCCTGAGTGAGGCGGAGAGCccgacgcacgcgccggcggttGAGGGCTTCACGCCGGCCCCGGtccgaggcgacggagacaaaGGAGACTCCGCAGGCCACGTGTGgggacgcaggcgcagcacaCGAGTCGAGTCTCTCACCACGAAGAGCGACGGCATCTCGATGCGTCtcgcagacagcggcgaggaggagggagccATCATTGTCATCCAGGACCCCGTGTCTGAAGTCGAGGAAGACATGCTTGGCGGCGTCCACTCTCGCGATGCGCTGCTCACGCCCGGATGCGTCGCTGGCCTCTGCGTTTTTGCCGAAACTAGCTCCTCTAGGCCTGCGGACGACGGGAGCAAACTCC GCCAGAAAGGGCTCGCCTCGCACAGGAGGCATGCCTCCTTTAAGTCCCTCGATGGCGACGACAACAGGTCCGACCCTCGCATCTCGAATTCCTCCGCTTactcggcgtcgtcctccctTTTCTCGTCTCCCCTTTCCCCaccctcgccgcggctgtcggACTCCTCTCCGGAGGGAGCGCCGCCCCATGCGGCCTCGCTCACCTCCACCCTCGTGCTGGTTTCGTCGCCCGTGCTGACCTCGACGCCGACAAGACCCGAGGCTGGGCACCTGCAGCTGGGGCAAGAGGCCCGCAGTGGTCCCCACGAGGTCGCACAGCTGgacgcttcctcgtcgcagGCCCCAGATCTCTGCGGGTCGTCGGCGAAGCCCGTTTTTGCCCCTtttgcgcgcgccgcttcgccctgcgtcgcgccaCCCTCGCAGGTGTCTGTCTCGCTGGCTCCCGCGCGCTTTCCAgacgcggcctccgccggctcgctgctcttcgacgccgcgctcggcgcgccaaAGCGAAGGCACAGcgggcctgcggccgcgcgcgcgacgctgtCCGCGGCTCGGATtggggccgccgcggcggaggcgacggtgCTCAGTTTGAAGACTgcgcgggagaagaagcagctaGAGAAGGAGtcgcgacagagacaggcgacTGAGGCAGGCCCCGCGACGCTCCGTTGA